In Arsenicicoccus sp. oral taxon 190, the following are encoded in one genomic region:
- a CDS encoding ABC transporter ATP-binding protein, with protein sequence MSTRVDERAGHPGDAAAPTGAVLLEARGVTMRFGGLTAVNQVDMVVHEGEIMGLIGPNGAGKTTFFNCLTGLYKPTEGRVALAGKEIPPKPGLVVKAGMARTFQNIRLFGNMTALENVMVGRFCRTSAGPITSILRGPKYRREERETTERAQELLDFVGLGASAESLARNLPYGDQRRLEIARALATDPSVVLLDEPTAGMNPRETEQAQELIFRIRDNGMAVVVIEHDMRFIFNLCDRVLCLVRGEALVEGPPGVVQSDPRVIEAYIGGADEPAEDADGVREDGRREEETR encoded by the coding sequence ATGAGTACCCGAGTCGACGAGCGCGCCGGTCACCCCGGCGACGCCGCCGCGCCCACCGGCGCCGTCCTGCTGGAGGCCCGCGGCGTCACCATGCGCTTCGGCGGTCTCACGGCCGTCAACCAGGTGGACATGGTCGTCCACGAGGGCGAGATCATGGGGCTCATCGGCCCCAACGGCGCCGGCAAGACGACCTTCTTCAACTGCCTCACCGGGCTCTACAAGCCGACCGAGGGGCGGGTCGCCCTCGCCGGCAAGGAGATCCCGCCGAAGCCCGGGCTGGTCGTCAAGGCGGGCATGGCCCGCACCTTCCAGAACATCCGGCTCTTCGGCAACATGACGGCGCTCGAGAACGTCATGGTCGGGCGGTTCTGCCGCACCTCGGCCGGTCCGATCACCTCGATCCTGCGCGGCCCGAAGTATCGCCGCGAGGAGCGGGAGACCACGGAGCGGGCGCAGGAGCTGCTGGACTTCGTGGGCCTCGGGGCCTCGGCGGAGAGCCTGGCGCGCAACCTGCCGTATGGCGACCAGCGCCGCCTCGAGATCGCGCGGGCCCTCGCCACGGACCCGTCGGTGGTGCTGCTCGACGAGCCCACCGCGGGCATGAACCCGCGCGAGACCGAGCAGGCCCAGGAGCTGATCTTCCGGATCCGCGACAACGGCATGGCGGTCGTCGTCATCGAGCACGACATGCGCTTCATCTTCAACCTGTGCGACCGGGTGCTGTGCCTGGTGCGCGGGGAGGCGCTCGTCGAGGGGCCGCCCGGCGTGGTGCAGTCCGACCCGCGGGTGATCGAGGCCTACATCGGTGGCGCCGACGAGCCCGCGGAGGACGCCGACGGGGTCCGCGAGGACGGGCGCCGCGAGGAGGAGACGCGATGA